One region of Haloprofundus salilacus genomic DNA includes:
- a CDS encoding pyridoxal phosphate-dependent aminotransferase: MSYEFHFSECVGRVEPSATLAISNLAGELEADGVDVVDLSVGEPDFPTPENVIRAGQEAMESGHTGYTSSNGIAELREAIAEKLRGDGIDANANEIIVTPGGKQALYETIQTVVDDGDEVVLLDPAWVSYEAMVKLAGGSLSRVDLSPHEFQLEPALDELSDTLSDDTELLIVNSPSNPTGAVYSDAALEGVRDLAVEHDFAVISDEIYEQITYGVEHTSLGSLEGMEDRTITVNGFSKAYSMTGWRLGYLHAPEDLVSEAGKLHSHSVSCAVNFVQHAGVEAITNTETAVGQMVEAFEERRDMLVEMFDERGVDVAVPDGAFYMMIPVADDDQQWCENAIQDAHVATVPGSAFGAPGYARISYAASKERLQEAVERLDDGGLL; encoded by the coding sequence ATGAGCTACGAATTCCACTTCTCCGAATGTGTCGGCCGTGTCGAACCGAGCGCGACGCTCGCCATCAGCAACCTCGCGGGCGAACTCGAAGCCGACGGCGTCGACGTCGTCGACCTCTCAGTCGGTGAACCCGACTTCCCGACGCCCGAGAACGTGATCCGCGCCGGCCAGGAGGCGATGGAGTCGGGGCACACCGGCTACACCTCCTCGAACGGCATCGCCGAACTCCGCGAGGCCATCGCCGAGAAACTCCGCGGTGACGGCATCGACGCGAACGCGAACGAGATCATCGTCACACCTGGTGGCAAGCAGGCGCTGTACGAGACTATCCAGACCGTCGTCGACGACGGCGACGAGGTGGTCCTGCTGGACCCGGCGTGGGTCTCCTACGAGGCGATGGTGAAACTCGCGGGCGGCAGCCTCTCGCGCGTTGACCTCTCGCCGCACGAGTTCCAACTCGAACCGGCGCTCGACGAACTTTCGGACACTCTCTCCGACGACACCGAGCTCCTGATTGTTAACTCGCCGAGCAACCCCACTGGCGCGGTGTACTCCGACGCGGCGCTCGAAGGCGTTCGCGACCTCGCGGTCGAACACGACTTCGCCGTCATCTCCGACGAGATTTACGAGCAGATCACTTACGGCGTCGAGCACACGAGCCTCGGCTCGCTGGAGGGGATGGAAGACCGGACCATCACCGTCAACGGTTTCTCGAAGGCGTACTCGATGACCGGCTGGCGGCTCGGCTACCTCCACGCGCCCGAGGACCTCGTCTCGGAGGCAGGCAAACTCCACAGCCACTCGGTCTCCTGCGCGGTGAACTTCGTCCAGCATGCGGGCGTCGAAGCCATCACGAACACCGAGACGGCGGTCGGCCAGATGGTCGAGGCGTTCGAGGAGCGCCGCGACATGCTCGTCGAGATGTTCGACGAGCGCGGCGTCGACGTGGCCGTCCCCGACGGCGCGTTCTACATGATGATTCCCGTCGCTGACGACGACCAGCAGTGGTGCGAGAACGCGATTCAGGACGCCCACGTCGCGACGGTTCCGGGAAGCGCCTTCGGTGCGCCCGGCTACGCCCGCATCTCCTACGCGGCGAGCAAGGAGCGCCTTCAGGAAGCCGTCGAGCGGCTGGACGACGGCGGATTGCTGTAG
- the ribH gene encoding 6,7-dimethyl-8-ribityllumazine synthase → MVTLGLVAARFNSSVTEEMEATAREAAAERGATVGKTVHVPGAYDSPLAADRLARRDDIDAVAVVGAIVTGDTDHDRVIADATAQGLTRVSLDRDVPVTFGVSGPGMSGAEARERVGKGADAVDAALDLLEELS, encoded by the coding sequence ATGGTCACGCTCGGACTGGTGGCGGCGAGATTCAACTCGTCGGTCACCGAGGAGATGGAGGCGACCGCCCGCGAGGCGGCCGCGGAGCGCGGTGCGACGGTCGGCAAGACGGTCCACGTCCCGGGGGCGTACGACTCCCCGCTGGCGGCGGACCGCCTCGCCCGTCGCGACGACATCGACGCCGTCGCTGTCGTCGGCGCTATCGTCACCGGCGACACCGACCACGACCGGGTCATCGCCGACGCGACGGCGCAGGGACTCACGCGGGTGAGCCTCGATCGCGACGTCCCCGTCACCTTCGGCGTCAGCGGTCCGGGTATGAGCGGCGCCGAAGCACGCGAACGCGTCGGCAAAGGCGCGGACGCCGTCGACGCCGCACTCGACCTCTTGGAGGAACTCTCATGA
- a CDS encoding flippase activity-associated protein Agl23 yields MTSDDGVGATSPATAATRSESETATPVPVLTGARTLYAVLAVTALALLARVVGLGARIMHWDEGRVGYWALRYHENGEFFYRPIIHGPFIPVVNDWVFTLVGVSDFSARLVVALVGGLFPLSAWLFREHLDDTEVVGLALVFAANPLLVYYSRFMRNDVLVAAFSVFALGFLVRAVDTGKLRYLYLSGASMGLAFTTKANALLYLACYLGAAVLVFDHRLVDVASRGDSVLRYLRSRPRWAKRGLANRWGNAEYGAGVLAVNVVGALLLFLAVVAFFYAPRPDLWQALGNPAVLPGVLDEATVGAAESFYDSWGSGSHQEHPYLPFLYGLLETLVYGGGVTIVFAVVGLAVDGYSSRDGRAFGASDGGRRGRRWLVAFGLYWGVASIIGYPIATDIEAPWAAVHVVVPLAFPASVGIAYLYRETRASFAVRDTVSIVLAAVIVVAALSGVVGANVAYANSTDEADQEVLQWAQPDNELKTTMQKVERIAETNDGVDVLFYGSYHPTTEETLLYVENEESLDRMPPGGPAWHSRLPLPWYLERADANVTSTPPSENGTKLQNPPPVVIAYGWEAEQLREQLPGYTEHRHLFRLWSDEVVVFIDESELPDESHNE; encoded by the coding sequence ATGACTAGCGACGACGGCGTCGGCGCGACGTCGCCGGCGACCGCCGCCACCCGTTCGGAGTCGGAGACGGCGACGCCGGTACCGGTCCTCACCGGCGCTCGAACCCTCTACGCGGTCCTCGCCGTCACCGCCCTCGCCCTCCTCGCACGCGTCGTCGGTCTCGGCGCACGGATCATGCACTGGGACGAAGGCCGGGTCGGCTACTGGGCGTTGCGCTACCACGAGAACGGTGAGTTCTTCTACCGCCCCATCATCCACGGACCGTTCATTCCCGTCGTCAACGACTGGGTGTTCACACTCGTCGGCGTCTCGGACTTCTCCGCTCGCCTCGTCGTCGCGCTCGTCGGCGGTCTGTTCCCGCTTTCGGCGTGGCTGTTCCGCGAACACCTCGACGACACCGAAGTCGTCGGCCTCGCGCTCGTCTTCGCGGCGAACCCGCTTCTCGTCTACTACTCGCGGTTCATGCGCAACGACGTGCTCGTCGCGGCGTTCTCCGTGTTCGCGCTCGGGTTCCTCGTTCGCGCCGTCGACACCGGGAAGCTCCGCTACCTCTATCTCTCGGGCGCGTCGATGGGACTAGCGTTCACCACGAAAGCGAACGCGCTCCTGTACCTCGCCTGCTACCTCGGAGCCGCGGTGTTAGTGTTCGACCACCGCCTCGTCGACGTCGCCTCGCGCGGCGACTCGGTCCTCCGGTACCTCCGCTCGCGGCCGCGGTGGGCGAAACGCGGGCTGGCGAACCGGTGGGGGAACGCCGAGTACGGCGCGGGCGTTCTCGCCGTCAACGTCGTCGGCGCGCTCCTCCTGTTTCTCGCCGTCGTGGCGTTCTTCTACGCGCCACGTCCGGACCTCTGGCAGGCGCTCGGGAACCCGGCAGTGCTGCCCGGCGTGCTAGACGAGGCGACGGTCGGCGCCGCCGAGTCGTTCTACGACAGTTGGGGCTCCGGGAGCCACCAGGAGCATCCGTACCTCCCGTTCCTCTACGGGCTGCTGGAGACGCTCGTCTACGGAGGGGGCGTCACCATCGTCTTCGCCGTCGTGGGTCTCGCCGTCGACGGCTACAGCAGCCGTGACGGCCGCGCGTTCGGCGCGAGCGACGGCGGGCGGCGCGGCCGCCGCTGGCTCGTCGCGTTCGGTCTCTACTGGGGCGTCGCGAGTATCATCGGCTACCCTATCGCCACCGACATCGAAGCGCCGTGGGCCGCCGTCCACGTCGTCGTTCCGCTGGCGTTCCCCGCGAGCGTCGGCATCGCGTACCTCTACCGGGAGACGCGGGCATCGTTCGCCGTCCGCGATACGGTCAGCATCGTGCTGGCCGCCGTCATCGTCGTCGCGGCGCTGTCGGGCGTCGTCGGCGCGAACGTCGCCTACGCGAACAGCACCGACGAGGCGGACCAAGAGGTGCTACAGTGGGCGCAACCCGACAACGAGCTGAAGACGACAATGCAGAAAGTCGAGCGCATCGCCGAGACGAACGACGGTGTCGACGTGCTGTTCTACGGCAGCTACCACCCGACGACCGAAGAGACGCTGCTGTACGTCGAGAACGAGGAGAGCCTCGACCGGATGCCGCCGGGCGGTCCGGCGTGGCACAGCCGCCTCCCGCTCCCGTGGTATCTCGAACGCGCCGACGCCAACGTGACGAGCACGCCGCCGAGCGAGAACGGCACCAAACTGCAGAACCCGCCGCCGGTCGTCATCGCCTACGGGTGGGAAGCCGAGCAACTTCGCGAGCAACTGCCCGGCTACACGGAGCACCGACACCTGTTCCGCCTCTGGAGCGACGAGGTGGTCGTCTTCATCGACGAGTCGGAACTGCCCGACGAGTCGCACAACGAGTAG
- a CDS encoding 5-(carboxyamino)imidazole ribonucleotide synthase, with the protein MTLTLPGPTIGVVGGGQLGRMLAESAAPLGVDVVVLDPTPDCPASAVATQVEGSFDDPEGVRELAERADVLTFEIELADPDVLDSVREEYGVAIHPSPETLRTIQDKLVQKQTLEDAGVPVPPFRRVDDVEDLKAAVEEFSAVMLKARTGGYDGRGNVPVKSVDEAEDALAELGGAPAMAESFVEFERELSVIAVRGDEELRTFPAGENVHEDEILRETVVPARTTDEVRERAEEVALDVLSLLDGRGVFGIELFESDGEVSVNEIAPRPHNSGHWTIEGALTSQFEQHARSVLGWPLGSTERRGVTVSANILGDVGETREAELRGVERALSTPGAGLHWYGKREVRPLRKMGHVTLVEDAAGERGTTDDLLATARGLTDELTFGNTTETAE; encoded by the coding sequence GTGACTCTCACGCTCCCCGGTCCGACCATCGGTGTCGTCGGCGGCGGCCAACTCGGCAGGATGCTCGCTGAGTCGGCCGCACCGCTCGGCGTCGACGTCGTCGTCCTTGACCCGACGCCCGACTGCCCGGCGTCGGCCGTCGCCACGCAGGTCGAAGGCTCGTTCGACGACCCCGAGGGCGTCCGCGAACTCGCCGAGCGCGCCGACGTGCTGACGTTCGAGATAGAACTGGCCGACCCCGACGTGCTCGACTCGGTTCGCGAGGAGTACGGCGTCGCCATCCACCCCTCGCCGGAGACGCTGCGGACTATTCAGGACAAACTCGTCCAGAAGCAGACGCTCGAAGACGCCGGCGTACCCGTCCCGCCCTTTCGCCGCGTCGACGACGTCGAGGACCTGAAAGCCGCCGTCGAGGAGTTCAGTGCCGTGATGCTGAAAGCCCGCACCGGCGGCTACGACGGCCGCGGGAACGTCCCCGTAAAATCGGTCGACGAGGCCGAAGACGCGCTAGCGGAGCTCGGCGGCGCGCCCGCGATGGCCGAGTCGTTCGTCGAGTTCGAACGCGAACTCTCCGTCATCGCCGTCCGCGGCGACGAAGAGCTACGAACGTTCCCCGCTGGCGAGAACGTCCACGAGGACGAGATTCTGCGCGAGACGGTGGTCCCGGCGCGGACAACCGACGAGGTGCGGGAACGAGCGGAGGAGGTCGCCCTCGACGTGCTGTCGCTGCTCGACGGCCGCGGCGTCTTCGGTATCGAACTGTTCGAGTCAGACGGCGAAGTTTCGGTGAACGAGATCGCGCCGCGGCCGCACAACTCCGGGCACTGGACCATCGAGGGCGCGCTGACCTCCCAGTTCGAACAGCACGCCCGGTCGGTGCTCGGGTGGCCCCTCGGTTCGACCGAGCGCCGCGGCGTCACCGTCAGCGCGAATATACTCGGCGACGTGGGCGAGACGCGGGAGGCCGAACTCCGGGGCGTCGAGCGCGCGCTGTCGACGCCGGGCGCTGGGCTTCACTGGTACGGCAAGCGGGAAGTTCGGCCGCTGCGGAAGATGGGCCACGTGACGCTCGTCGAGGACGCAGCCGGCGAACGCGGGACAACCGACGATCTGCTCGCGACGGCGCGTGGCCTCACCGACGAACTGACCTTCGGAAACACCACGGAGACAGCAGAATGA
- the purE gene encoding 5-(carboxyamino)imidazole ribonucleotide mutase — protein sequence MTDEIQDLIDQLEAEAEQERPTEETPDVGIIMGSDSDLDVMAGAYEALETLGFEEQTEYDDAPGSRFSFESYVVSAHRTPELMYAYGETAGARGVEVIIAGAGGKSADLPNMTASIAYPLPVIGVPVQEKSVNSVIGMPTGAPIVAVDAGKSFNAGLSAGQILSRAHDELVDRLVEYHDGLQGDVAEASRELHRLGLDGYRGRKG from the coding sequence ATGACCGACGAAATACAGGACCTCATCGACCAGTTGGAAGCGGAAGCCGAACAGGAGCGACCGACTGAGGAGACGCCCGACGTGGGAATCATCATGGGTTCGGACTCGGACCTCGACGTGATGGCCGGCGCGTACGAGGCGCTCGAAACCTTGGGTTTCGAAGAGCAGACAGAGTACGACGACGCGCCCGGCTCGCGGTTTAGCTTCGAGAGCTACGTCGTCTCCGCGCACCGGACGCCCGAGTTGATGTACGCCTACGGAGAGACGGCGGGCGCGCGCGGCGTCGAAGTTATCATCGCGGGCGCGGGCGGGAAGTCCGCGGACCTCCCCAACATGACCGCTTCCATCGCCTACCCCCTCCCGGTCATCGGCGTTCCAGTGCAGGAGAAGTCCGTGAACTCGGTCATCGGGATGCCGACAGGCGCGCCGATAGTCGCCGTCGACGCCGGAAAGTCGTTCAACGCGGGACTCTCTGCGGGGCAAATTCTCTCGCGTGCGCACGACGAACTGGTCGACCGACTGGTCGAGTATCACGACGGTCTGCAGGGTGACGTCGCCGAGGCGTCGCGGGAACTCCACCGACTCGGACTCGACGGCTACAGGGGCCGAAAGGGCTAA
- a CDS encoding NADH-quinone oxidoreductase subunit A has protein sequence MNPWIAIGALAVVGIGIPIGMMAVSALLRPSVPEQGKSATYESGEIPTGTARIQFNIQYYMVALLFVVFDIETVLIFPWTVIYRSALEQGVSLAAVLTPMLVFIGILVVGLLWAWRNGAVEWVKSPRATRRKTERQS, from the coding sequence ATGAATCCATGGATAGCCATCGGCGCACTGGCGGTCGTCGGCATCGGCATCCCGATTGGGATGATGGCGGTGTCGGCGCTCCTACGCCCGAGTGTGCCGGAACAAGGAAAGAGCGCCACCTACGAGAGCGGTGAGATTCCGACGGGGACCGCGCGCATCCAGTTCAACATTCAGTACTACATGGTTGCGCTGCTGTTCGTCGTCTTCGACATCGAAACCGTCCTCATCTTCCCGTGGACCGTCATCTATCGCTCCGCACTGGAGCAGGGTGTCAGTCTCGCAGCGGTGTTGACGCCGATGCTCGTCTTCATCGGAATTCTCGTCGTCGGTCTCCTCTGGGCGTGGCGCAACGGCGCGGTCGAGTGGGTCAAAAGCCCACGCGCGACTCGTCGGAAGACTGAGAGGCAATCATGA
- a CDS encoding NADH-quinone oxidoreductase subunit B, which yields MSSDQPFVTDDSQVLTDTRDARIAGADDRFNSKLREAFGSSPFILTKFDKFMNWVRGSSMFMLQFGIACCSIEMMHTYAVKHDLDRFGAGVPRASPRQADVIIVPGTIVSKFAPRMKRVYDQMPEPKFVVGMGSCTISGGPFQEGYNVIKGAEEVIPVDIHIPGCPPRPEALVYGVAKLQERIANGESSPVVVKPYELEQFGDLERDEIVDKLAQEIDTDDLVMRYNWADSP from the coding sequence ATGAGTAGCGACCAGCCATTCGTCACAGACGATTCACAAGTACTGACCGATACCCGCGACGCCCGCATAGCGGGCGCAGACGACCGGTTCAACTCGAAACTCCGGGAGGCGTTCGGTTCGTCGCCGTTCATCCTCACGAAGTTCGACAAGTTCATGAACTGGGTCCGTGGCTCCTCGATGTTTATGCTGCAGTTCGGTATCGCCTGCTGCAGCATCGAGATGATGCACACGTACGCGGTGAAACACGACCTCGACCGGTTCGGGGCGGGCGTCCCCCGCGCCTCGCCGCGACAGGCGGACGTCATCATCGTCCCCGGGACCATCGTCTCGAAGTTCGCCCCGCGGATGAAACGCGTTTACGACCAGATGCCCGAACCCAAGTTCGTCGTTGGCATGGGTTCGTGTACGATCTCGGGCGGCCCGTTCCAGGAAGGGTACAACGTCATCAAGGGCGCCGAGGAGGTCATCCCCGTCGACATCCACATCCCCGGCTGCCCGCCCCGCCCCGAGGCGCTCGTCTACGGCGTCGCCAAACTCCAGGAGCGCATCGCCAACGGTGAGAGTTCGCCGGTCGTCGTCAAGCCGTACGAACTCGAACAGTTCGGCGACCTCGAACGCGACGAGATCGTGGACAAACTCGCACAGGAGATCGACACCGACGACCTCGTGATGCGCTACAACTGGGCAGATTCACCATGA
- a CDS encoding NADH-quinone oxidoreductase subunit D has product MSLERTKEQEPENAGVQRHSADELADLLGDLVIGREEHINAPGFVIPPDAVQETLSLLKNEAGFDHLSCVTAEERTDRYESIYHLKKFVDPTQEVSVVVPTAKDSPVSQSAEPVFRTADWHEREAYDLVGIEYEGHPDMRRILLPETWQGHPLAKDYDQERPQVVSLREHANPLQEDHRDDQDSETMYLNIGPHHPATHGVLHLKATLDGEQVADVEPDIGYLHRCEEQMCQNSTYRYQIMPYPDRWDYISAGLLNEWAYARAAEDLADIEVPEYAQIIRTMGAELCRIAAHMLAVGTFALDVYGDFTAIFMYAIRDREKAQNILEDLTGQRLMFNYFRLGGVVWDLPEPREEFFEKTRDFLEELPEALEEYHDLITGNEILQSRTIGTGVLPPEVAKNYGATGPVLRGSGVDYDLRRDDPYGYYENLDWDVVVEDGCDNYSRLLVRMKEVEESAKIIEQCIDLLEDWPEDERNIQSNVPRTLRPDDDTEIYRAVEGAKGELGIYIRADGTEKPGRFKIRSPCFSNLQTLPEMSNGEYVPDMIASLGSLDIVLGEVDR; this is encoded by the coding sequence ATGAGTCTGGAACGAACCAAAGAGCAGGAGCCCGAGAACGCGGGCGTCCAGCGCCACAGCGCCGACGAACTCGCCGACCTGCTCGGCGACCTCGTCATCGGACGCGAAGAGCACATCAACGCGCCCGGGTTCGTCATCCCGCCGGACGCGGTCCAGGAGACGCTTTCACTGCTCAAGAACGAGGCCGGCTTCGACCACCTCTCCTGCGTCACCGCCGAGGAACGGACGGACCGCTACGAGTCCATCTATCACCTCAAGAAGTTCGTCGACCCGACGCAGGAGGTCAGCGTCGTCGTGCCGACGGCGAAGGATAGCCCAGTGAGCCAGTCGGCCGAACCGGTGTTCCGGACGGCGGACTGGCACGAACGCGAGGCGTACGACCTCGTCGGCATCGAGTACGAAGGTCATCCCGACATGCGGCGCATACTCCTGCCGGAGACCTGGCAGGGCCACCCGCTGGCGAAGGATTACGACCAGGAGCGTCCGCAGGTCGTCTCCCTCCGCGAGCACGCGAACCCGCTTCAGGAGGACCACAGGGACGACCAGGACTCGGAAACGATGTACCTCAACATCGGGCCGCACCACCCGGCGACCCACGGGGTGCTCCACCTGAAGGCGACGCTCGACGGCGAGCAGGTAGCCGACGTCGAACCCGACATCGGCTACCTCCACCGCTGCGAGGAGCAGATGTGCCAGAACAGCACCTACCGGTATCAGATCATGCCGTACCCGGACCGCTGGGACTACATCTCGGCGGGGCTGCTCAACGAGTGGGCGTACGCCCGCGCGGCCGAGGATCTCGCGGACATCGAGGTTCCCGAGTACGCGCAGATCATCCGGACGATGGGTGCCGAACTCTGCCGCATCGCCGCGCACATGCTGGCGGTCGGGACGTTCGCGCTGGACGTGTACGGCGACTTCACGGCCATCTTCATGTACGCCATCCGCGACCGCGAGAAGGCCCAGAACATCCTCGAAGACCTCACCGGTCAGCGGCTGATGTTCAACTACTTCCGCCTCGGTGGCGTCGTCTGGGACCTCCCCGAACCGCGCGAAGAGTTCTTCGAGAAGACCCGCGACTTCCTCGAAGAACTGCCGGAGGCGCTCGAGGAGTACCACGACCTCATCACCGGCAACGAGATTCTGCAGTCGCGCACCATCGGCACGGGCGTGCTGCCGCCGGAGGTTGCGAAGAATTACGGTGCGACCGGGCCGGTGCTTCGCGGGTCGGGCGTCGACTACGACCTGCGCCGCGACGACCCCTACGGCTACTACGAGAACCTCGACTGGGACGTCGTCGTCGAGGACGGCTGCGACAACTACTCGCGGCTGCTCGTGCGGATGAAGGAGGTCGAGGAGTCGGCGAAGATCATCGAGCAGTGCATCGACCTGCTCGAAGACTGGCCGGAAGACGAGCGGAACATCCAGTCGAACGTACCGCGGACGCTCCGCCCCGACGACGACACCGAGATTTACCGCGCCGTCGAAGGCGCGAAAGGCGAACTCGGCATCTACATCCGCGCCGACGGGACCGAGAAACCCGGCCGCTTCAAGATTCGAAGCCCGTGTTTCTCGAACCTGCAGACGCTGCCGGAGATGTCGAACGGCGAGTACGTGCCGGACATGATCGCATCGCTCGGAAGCCTCGACATCGTACTCGGTGAGGTCGACCGATGA
- a CDS encoding complex I subunit 1/NuoH family protein, translated as MNLLQQGPVLLPERIANLIGLGDGLLGQVVGGLIAAFLIANIMLTMTAVAGPWAKRKITAAFTDRIAVNRIGPFGLFIIVADAVRLLSKELIVPDGVDRPAWDLAPIILPASALLGFAVIPMGSGIQLADPETGLVFAFAVASIASLSLVMGGYASNNKYSLMGGLRAVAQNIAYEIPLIVTAASVVIFTGTLQMSEIVAVQREPLIGLGGGLTIPQWFAFVNPFAFVLFLVANMAEIGRNPFDIPEAPTEIVAGYQTEYSSVYFVLFYLGEFLHIFLGGALIATLFLGGPAAPIAALNVIPGFVWFLIKIWAVFLFTQWARSAIPRVRIDQLLDIGWKGMLVLSFANLVLTAIIVGVIA; from the coding sequence ATGAACCTGCTACAGCAAGGACCGGTACTGCTTCCGGAACGCATCGCGAACCTCATCGGTCTCGGCGACGGACTGCTCGGGCAGGTCGTCGGCGGACTCATCGCCGCGTTCCTCATCGCGAACATCATGTTGACGATGACCGCCGTCGCCGGTCCGTGGGCGAAGCGGAAGATTACGGCGGCGTTCACCGACCGCATCGCGGTCAACCGAATCGGGCCGTTCGGCCTGTTCATCATCGTCGCCGACGCGGTGCGACTGCTCTCGAAGGAGCTCATCGTCCCCGACGGGGTCGACCGCCCGGCGTGGGACCTCGCGCCCATCATCCTGCCGGCGTCGGCGCTTCTCGGCTTCGCCGTTATCCCGATGGGTAGCGGCATCCAGCTCGCGGATCCGGAGACGGGACTGGTGTTCGCGTTCGCGGTCGCCTCCATCGCGTCGCTGTCGCTCGTGATGGGCGGCTACGCCTCGAACAACAAGTACTCGCTGATGGGCGGTCTGCGCGCGGTCGCGCAGAACATCGCCTACGAGATTCCGCTCATCGTCACGGCGGCGTCGGTGGTCATCTTCACCGGCACGCTGCAGATGAGCGAAATCGTCGCCGTGCAGCGCGAGCCGCTCATCGGCCTCGGCGGCGGTCTGACGATTCCGCAGTGGTTCGCGTTCGTCAATCCGTTCGCGTTCGTGCTGTTCCTCGTCGCCAACATGGCCGAGATCGGCCGCAACCCGTTCGACATCCCGGAGGCGCCGACCGAGATCGTCGCCGGATACCAGACCGAGTACTCCAGCGTCTACTTCGTGCTGTTCTACCTCGGGGAGTTCCTCCACATCTTCCTGGGCGGCGCGCTCATCGCGACGCTGTTCCTCGGCGGCCCGGCGGCGCCCATCGCCGCGCTCAACGTGATTCCGGGCTTCGTCTGGTTCCTCATCAAGATCTGGGCGGTGTTCCTGTTCACGCAGTGGGCGCGCTCGGCGATTCCGCGCGTCCGCATCGACCAGCTGCTCGACATCGGTTGGAAGGGGATGCTCGTGCTCTCCTTCGCCAACCTGGTGCTCACGGCCATCATCGTGGGAGTGATAGCATGA
- a CDS encoding NuoI/complex I 23 kDa subunit family protein, whose translation MIGILKSMATTMKHALDGQTFTVEYPDVAPEVSPRFRGVHKFSQERCIWCRQCENVCPNDTIQIVMDDKRNGEQYNLHIGQCIYCRLCEEVCPVDAILLTQNFEFTADTKNEFVYNKEQLKNVPWYKGIDPLNSRNPDRDAWVGEGDGEVDYQ comes from the coding sequence ATGATCGGAATCCTGAAATCGATGGCAACGACGATGAAACACGCCCTCGACGGGCAGACGTTCACCGTCGAATACCCGGACGTCGCCCCCGAGGTGAGTCCGCGGTTCCGCGGCGTGCACAAGTTCAGCCAGGAGCGCTGCATCTGGTGTCGCCAGTGCGAGAACGTCTGTCCGAACGACACGATTCAGATCGTAATGGACGACAAGCGCAACGGCGAGCAGTACAACCTCCACATCGGCCAGTGTATCTACTGCCGACTCTGCGAGGAGGTCTGCCCGGTCGACGCCATCCTGCTCACGCAGAACTTCGAGTTCACGGCGGACACGAAAAACGAGTTCGTCTACAACAAAGAACAGCTCAAGAACGTCCCCTGGTACAAGGGAATCGACCCCCTCAACTCGCGCAACCCCGACCGGGACGCGTGGGTCGGCGAGGGAGACGGCGAGGTCGACTACCAGTAA
- a CDS encoding NADH-quinone oxidoreductase subunit J: MVYETLAFALFALITVGCSVGVVLVRDVWHSALLLGGALLSVAVHYVMLQAEFLAAMQVLVYVGGVLILITFAVMLTRTDPEVSST; this comes from the coding sequence ATGGTTTATGAAACCCTCGCGTTCGCGCTGTTCGCCCTCATCACCGTGGGCTGCAGCGTGGGCGTCGTCCTCGTGCGGGACGTCTGGCACTCCGCACTCCTGCTCGGGGGCGCGCTCTTGAGCGTCGCGGTACACTACGTGATGCTGCAGGCGGAATTCCTCGCAGCGATGCAGGTGCTCGTCTACGTGGGCGGGGTCCTCATCCTCATCACGTTCGCCGTGATGCTCACGCGGACCGATCCGGAGGTGAGTAGCACATGA
- a CDS encoding proton-conducting membrane transporter, whose product MTTKPQLNDDSNLLPGLAALGLFVVMAVVFLQAEFGAPQGFPADVSIVASIGYAMFDISADQLQQQIVSAEGFLAAFLIMAIALDVAIDAAVYLAKREEAGEVVTALVDEVRSDDPTSGSEPADGRGPAARADGGEASTNDDATAGGDH is encoded by the coding sequence ATGACGACCAAACCGCAGTTGAACGACGACTCGAACCTACTTCCGGGGCTGGCCGCCCTGGGACTGTTCGTCGTGATGGCGGTTGTATTCCTGCAGGCGGAGTTCGGAGCGCCGCAGGGGTTCCCGGCCGACGTCAGCATCGTCGCCAGCATCGGCTACGCGATGTTCGACATCTCCGCCGACCAACTGCAGCAACAGATCGTGAGCGCCGAGGGGTTCCTCGCGGCGTTTCTCATCATGGCCATCGCGCTCGACGTCGCCATCGACGCCGCCGTCTACCTCGCCAAGCGCGAGGAGGCCGGCGAAGTGGTGACCGCGCTGGTCGACGAAGTACGCAGCGACGACCCGACGAGCGGCAGCGAACCGGCCGACGGACGCGGTCCCGCCGCGCGAGCGGACGGCGGTGAGGCGAGCACGAACGACGACGCGACCGCGGGAGGTGACCACTGA